A region from the Acidobacteriota bacterium genome encodes:
- a CDS encoding TolC family protein — protein MVACLSDPVSARAQETSHSQVDLTSAINITFENDPQIERSRQQLEIARGGLEIAASAFEPLLSASGSWIDSRLATGPDSADESEVLGFGLGLDRLLRGGTLLQPRFDIERDPGTVADATVNVGTLSLALTQPLLRGRGRTATAADERASRLDVAAAERDLHQLIEGRVRSVARQYWRTVAAQDRLAILQATEDSSRQLLATTRLLVDADQTPRADLVLIEADLTAKEIDRIAAESALFAARQDLGREMGLDAQALQALAPPSDALPTITASADLPTLPAAQRFVDLATERRHDLAALRLRREATTALRTAARSGLLPALDLTFVPSYSGAIEGSSVDDFFSSTVRNSPGLSSELRLQLGLPLRNRAAEGRWLQATARDRTSELLVEELLKGLAADVPTAVDAVERSRQQVRLAAASVRLFEKAVANEEKKLRAEASTLIDVITQRDRLTAARQRMITARLAYAQALIDLRFQTATLTAVADPYRLGDLETVPDPRGGAP, from the coding sequence ATGGTGGCCTGCCTGTCCGACCCCGTGTCGGCCCGAGCCCAGGAAACATCGCACTCACAGGTCGATTTAACGTCCGCGATAAATATTACCTTCGAAAATGACCCGCAGATCGAGCGCTCACGACAGCAGCTCGAGATCGCTCGCGGTGGTCTCGAAATCGCCGCCTCCGCCTTCGAGCCCCTGCTCTCGGCCAGCGGATCGTGGATCGACTCGCGCCTCGCCACCGGTCCCGACAGCGCCGATGAAAGCGAGGTCCTGGGCTTCGGCCTCGGCCTCGATCGGTTGTTGCGCGGCGGCACCCTGCTCCAACCGCGCTTCGACATCGAGCGCGATCCGGGCACCGTCGCTGACGCCACCGTCAACGTCGGCACCCTGAGCCTCGCCCTCACCCAACCTCTGCTGCGCGGCCGGGGACGAACCGCCACGGCGGCCGACGAGCGAGCCTCGCGACTCGACGTCGCAGCCGCCGAGCGCGACCTCCACCAGCTGATCGAGGGGCGGGTGCGGAGTGTCGCCCGCCAGTACTGGCGCACCGTCGCCGCTCAGGACCGGTTGGCCATCCTGCAGGCCACCGAAGACAGCTCGCGGCAGCTGCTGGCGACCACCCGGCTGCTGGTCGACGCGGACCAGACGCCGCGCGCCGACCTGGTGTTGATCGAGGCCGACCTGACCGCCAAGGAAATCGATCGCATCGCCGCCGAAAGCGCCCTCTTCGCCGCCCGTCAGGATCTCGGGCGCGAGATGGGACTCGACGCCCAGGCCCTCCAGGCCTTGGCACCGCCGAGTGATGCGCTTCCCACCATCACCGCCTCGGCGGACCTCCCGACACTGCCGGCAGCGCAGCGCTTCGTCGATCTCGCCACCGAGCGCCGCCACGACCTGGCTGCTCTGCGCTTGCGTCGAGAGGCCACCACGGCGCTGCGCACGGCAGCCCGCAGCGGCCTGCTTCCAGCCCTCGATCTGACCTTCGTCCCGAGCTACTCCGGAGCCATCGAGGGATCCTCCGTCGACGACTTCTTCAGCTCCACGGTGCGCAACAGCCCCGGCCTGAGCAGCGAGCTACGGCTGCAGCTCGGCCTGCCCCTGCGCAACCGCGCCGCCGAGGGCCGATGGCTGCAGGCGACGGCTCGCGATCGCACCTCCGAGCTGCTCGTCGAAGAGCTCCTCAAAGGCCTCGCGGCGGACGTCCCGACGGCCGTCGACGCGGTCGAGCGCAGCCGTCAGCAGGTGCGCTTGGCGGCGGCTTCGGTTCGACTCTTCGAGAAAGCCGTCGCCAACGAGGAAAAGAAGCTGCGCGCCGAGGCCTCCACCCTGATCGACGTGATCACCCAGCGGGACCGCTTGACGGCCGCCCGCCAGCGCATGATCACCGCCCGCCTCGCCTACGCCCAGGCGCTGATCGACCTACGCTTTCAGACCGCCACCCTCACCGCCGTCGCCGACCCCTACCGACTCGGCGACCTAGAGACGGTCCCCGACCCACGAGGAGGAGCGCCGTGA